Proteins from a genomic interval of Chelonoidis abingdonii isolate Lonesome George chromosome 7, CheloAbing_2.0, whole genome shotgun sequence:
- the TACSTD2 gene encoding tumor-associated calcium signal transducer 2 — translation MESRFGVVLVLILAAASSSAQKNCTCATNRRALCTEDTLGNCLCTLVGSNQRVDCSVLTSKCLLMKAEMSSPKGRRISKPEHGFLDNDGVYNPDCEDSGIFKARQCNQTNTCWCVNSAGVRRTDKGDTTLRCNELVRTNWIFIELKHKERSKAFHASEVADGLKQIIQNRYKLHPKYITAIEYEYPFIHIDLKQNASQKSKEDVDIADVAYYFEKDVKLDSIFHRSNAFNLSINGDPLDVEGILIYYVDEKPPEFSMKRLTAGVIAVLAVVILTIITGITVLVISRRRTGKYEKVEIKEMGEMRRGQNS, via the coding sequence ATGGAATCTAGATTTGGAGTTGTGCTGGTTTTGATCTTGGCAGCTGCATCATCATCTGCCCAGAAGAACTGTACCTGTGCGACCAACAGACGGGCTCTATGCACTGAAGACACACTTGGGAACTGCCTCTGCACGTTGGTGGGTTCAAATCAAAGAGTAGATTGTTCAGTGTTGACTTCAAAATGCCTACTGATGAAGGCAGAAATGAGCTCCCCAAAGGGCAGGCGTATCTCCAAACCTGAGCATGGCTTTTTAGACAATGATGGAGTTTACAATCCAGACTGTGAGGATAGTGGTATCTTCAAAGCCAGGCAGTGCAATCAGACCAATACCTGCTGGTGTGTGAACTCTGCTGGGGTGAGAAGAACTGATAAAGGTGACACAACCCTAAGATGCAATGAACTAGTCAGAACTAACTGGATCTTCATCGAACTGAAACACAAGGAGAGGTCTAAAGCCTTCCATGCTTCTGAAGTGGCAGATGGTCTGAAACAGATCATTCAGAACAGATACAAGCTGCATCCAAAGTACATTACTGCCATTGAGTATGAATACCCATTCATCCAtattgacctgaaacaaaatgctTCCCAGAAATCCAAAGAAGATGTCGATATAGCTGATGTGGCTTATTACTTTGAAAAAGATGTTAAACTTGACTCCATATTTCATCGTAGTAATGCATTCAACCTCTCCATTAACGGAGACCCTCTGGATGTGGAAGGAATTTTAATTTACTATGTGGATGAAAAGCCACCAGAGTTTTCTATGAAACGTCTGACTGCTGGCGTTATTGCTGTGTTGGCAGTGGTGATATTGACTATTATTACTGGGATTACTGTACTGGTTATTTCCAGAAGGAGGACCGGGAAGTATGAGAAGGTCGAGATCAAGGAGATGGGTGAAATGAGACGAGGACAGAACTCATAG